A single window of Oerskovia paurometabola DNA harbors:
- a CDS encoding carbonic anhydrase — MEVVTTTSSTPETTSMTPAEAWAQLRDGNGRFVRDEMEHPSQGAARRAEVSVAQHPHTVIFGCADSRVAAEIIFDQGLGDVFVVRTAGHVLDTTVIGSIEYGVNILGTPLVVVLGHDSCGAIAAAAHTLATGEQADGFVRAVVDRVIPSIVNITSSKGGVSAVDPDTLRREHVRHTVDMLHGYSAALADAVAEGRLAIVGVEYTLADGRARLVEVVGEVGDTPDV; from the coding sequence ATGGAGGTTGTGACGACGACGAGCAGCACCCCCGAGACCACCTCCATGACCCCTGCCGAGGCCTGGGCCCAGCTCCGCGACGGCAACGGGCGCTTCGTGCGGGACGAGATGGAGCACCCGTCGCAGGGCGCCGCGCGTCGCGCCGAGGTGAGCGTGGCCCAGCACCCCCACACGGTGATCTTCGGCTGCGCGGACTCGCGCGTCGCGGCCGAGATCATCTTCGACCAGGGGCTCGGTGACGTGTTCGTCGTGCGGACCGCGGGTCACGTCCTGGACACCACGGTGATCGGGTCGATCGAGTACGGGGTCAACATCCTCGGCACGCCGCTCGTGGTCGTGCTCGGCCACGACAGCTGCGGTGCGATCGCGGCGGCCGCCCACACGCTGGCGACGGGCGAGCAGGCAGACGGGTTCGTCCGCGCGGTCGTCGACCGGGTCATCCCCTCGATCGTCAACATCACGAGCAGCAAGGGTGGCGTGTCCGCCGTCGACCCCGACACGCTGCGTCGTGAGCACGTGCGCCACACCGTGGACATGCTGCACGGCTACTCCGCGGCGCTCGCCGACGCGGTCGCCGAGGGACGGCTCGCGATCGTCGGCGTCGAGTACACGCTCGCGGACGGCCGTGCCCGGCTGGTCGAGGTCGTGGGCGAGGTCGGCGACACCCCGGACGTGTGA
- a CDS encoding class II fumarate hydratase, protein MTSAEASDYRIEHDTMGEVRVPAAALYRAQTQRAVENFPLSGTPLERSHIEALARVKKAAARANAELGVLDEDVAAAIVAAADEVASGAHDAHFPIDIFQTGSGTSSNMNTNEVLATLATRSLGREVHPNDHVNASQSSNDVFPTSVHLAATAGVVHDLVPALTHLAEALEAKAAEFATVVKSGRTHLMDATPVTLGQEFGGYAAAMRYGIERLQSALPRAAEVPLGGTAVGTGINTPAGFPQRVIALLVEDTGLPLTEARDHFEAQSSRDGLVELSGALRTIAVSITKICNDLRWMGSGPNTGLGEIFIPDLQPGSSIMPGKVNPVVPEAVLMIAARVIGNDATVAWAGASGSFELNVQIPVIALGVLESIRLLSNASVVLADKTVVGITANVERARALAESSPSIVTPLNRVIGYEAAAKVAKHSVKQGLTVREAVIDLGFVERGEVTEEQLDTALDVLSMTRPPQA, encoded by the coding sequence ATGACTTCTGCCGAAGCTTCCGACTACCGCATCGAGCACGACACCATGGGTGAGGTCCGCGTCCCCGCGGCCGCCCTCTACCGCGCGCAGACGCAGCGCGCCGTGGAGAACTTCCCGCTGTCGGGCACTCCTCTCGAGCGCAGCCACATCGAGGCCCTCGCTCGCGTCAAGAAGGCCGCCGCGCGCGCGAACGCCGAGCTGGGGGTGCTCGACGAGGACGTCGCGGCCGCCATCGTGGCCGCCGCCGACGAGGTCGCCTCGGGCGCCCACGACGCCCACTTCCCGATCGACATCTTCCAGACGGGCTCCGGCACGTCGTCGAACATGAACACCAACGAGGTCCTCGCGACGCTCGCGACGCGCTCGCTGGGCCGCGAGGTCCACCCGAACGACCACGTCAACGCCTCGCAGTCGTCGAACGACGTCTTCCCGACGTCGGTGCACCTGGCCGCGACCGCGGGCGTCGTGCACGACCTGGTCCCGGCCCTGACGCACCTCGCGGAGGCCCTCGAGGCCAAGGCGGCCGAGTTCGCGACGGTCGTGAAGTCGGGTCGCACGCACCTCATGGACGCGACCCCCGTCACGCTCGGCCAGGAGTTCGGCGGGTACGCCGCGGCCATGCGCTACGGGATCGAGCGTCTGCAGTCGGCGCTCCCCCGCGCGGCCGAGGTGCCCCTGGGCGGGACGGCCGTCGGCACGGGCATCAACACCCCGGCCGGCTTCCCGCAGCGGGTCATCGCGCTGCTGGTCGAGGACACGGGCCTGCCGCTGACCGAGGCGCGCGACCACTTCGAGGCGCAGAGCTCGCGTGACGGGCTCGTCGAGCTCTCGGGCGCGCTGCGCACCATCGCGGTCTCGATCACGAAGATCTGCAACGACCTGCGCTGGATGGGCTCTGGCCCCAACACGGGCCTGGGCGAGATCTTCATCCCCGACCTGCAGCCCGGTTCGTCGATCATGCCGGGCAAGGTCAACCCGGTCGTGCCCGAGGCCGTCCTCATGATCGCCGCGCGCGTGATCGGCAACGACGCGACCGTGGCCTGGGCCGGCGCGTCGGGGAGCTTCGAGCTCAACGTGCAGATCCCCGTCATCGCCCTCGGTGTGCTCGAGTCGATCCGCCTGCTCTCGAACGCGTCGGTCGTCCTCGCGGACAAGACGGTCGTGGGCATCACGGCCAACGTCGAGCGTGCGCGTGCGCTCGCGGAGTCCTCGCCGTCGATCGTCACGCCGCTCAACCGCGTGATCGGCTACGAGGCGGCGGCCAAGGTCGCCAAGCACTCGGTCAAGCAGGGCCTCACGGTCCGCGAGGCCGTGATCGACCTGGGCTTCGTCGAGCGCGGCGAGGTCACCGAGGAGCAGCTCGACACGGCGCTCGACGTCCTGTCGATGACGCGCCCGCCGCAGGCGTGA
- a CDS encoding VanZ family protein, which produces MISTLLVQYPWFSPAVLALLVIAGPVAGRWLYGRPHVAWVLFGISLVPIVLLTLVPSGREIVERCAVAWALPTFGRVELMANVILFVPPVLLAAIASRRPLVAFLGGVAGSAAVELVQALAPALGRSCDTNDWLTNSIGAAIGTVLAGAAIWAARRSPAQELVANHGAE; this is translated from the coding sequence GTGATCTCCACCCTCCTGGTCCAGTACCCGTGGTTCTCCCCGGCGGTCCTCGCTCTGCTCGTGATCGCCGGCCCGGTCGCAGGCAGGTGGCTGTACGGGCGCCCACACGTCGCGTGGGTCCTGTTCGGGATCTCGCTCGTGCCGATCGTGCTGCTCACGCTCGTCCCGTCCGGTCGGGAGATCGTCGAACGGTGCGCCGTCGCCTGGGCGCTGCCCACGTTCGGCCGCGTCGAGCTCATGGCCAACGTCATCCTCTTCGTGCCGCCCGTCCTGCTCGCTGCGATCGCGAGCCGCCGCCCGCTGGTCGCGTTCCTCGGCGGCGTCGCGGGCTCCGCCGCGGTCGAGCTGGTGCAGGCGCTGGCCCCCGCGCTCGGTCGCTCGTGCGACACGAACGACTGGCTCACCAACTCGATCGGTGCCGCGATCGGTACCGTCCTGGCCGGTGCCGCGATCTGGGCCGCCCGACGTTCGCCCGCGCAGGAGCTCGTCGCGAACCACGGGGCCGAGTAG
- a CDS encoding MarR family winged helix-turn-helix transcriptional regulator, translating to MDYVERLRAQWVERLPDVDFSPVDSIGRITRIAALLAESSDAALAQRSLTRPEFEVLAALRRAGRPLRAREVTTITRAPGASITKRLDHLQREGLVERTVVERDRRGVLLSLTEEGERLVDELFPAQLDRERAALDGLTDDQRERLGELLAIVLRRVDPVDY from the coding sequence GTGGACTACGTGGAGCGCCTGCGGGCGCAGTGGGTCGAGCGGCTGCCCGACGTCGACTTCTCGCCCGTCGACTCGATCGGCAGGATCACGCGCATCGCGGCGCTCCTGGCCGAGTCGAGCGACGCGGCCCTCGCGCAACGCTCCCTGACCCGGCCCGAGTTCGAGGTCCTCGCCGCGCTCCGTCGCGCGGGACGCCCCCTGCGGGCCCGCGAGGTCACGACCATCACGCGCGCGCCCGGCGCCTCGATCACCAAGCGGCTCGACCACCTCCAGCGCGAGGGGCTGGTCGAGCGGACCGTGGTCGAGCGCGACCGGCGCGGGGTGCTGCTCTCGCTGACCGAGGAGGGCGAACGGCTCGTCGACGAGCTCTTCCCCGCCCAGCTCGACCGCGAACGTGCGGCGCTCGACGGGCTCACCGACGACCAGCGGGAACGCCTCGGCGAGCTGCTCGCGATCGTGCTGAGACGAGTGGACCCGGTCGACTACTGA
- a CDS encoding FUSC family protein, which yields MPPSPPLAPPSTPTTTAPQQAPTTRPTTTAHRSQVRTAAREVLDPAHLRAALRLTSVDATLVAALLCGASVAITLVIAATSGHQDLAGFAALGALTSLYGRFDPYRRRAALLASVGAIMVGSILLTTAVAAAGAPTWVALAVVALLAGGMTALCQLLRTGPPGATIVVFAAGAGLAGAPTFADLAPRGLAGLLGVGVAWVVCVAGFVLRPSGPARLAVRRATLAAEAAALAPDDRSAVGRARDAVALARTVLADDASHRRTRATALRLADELSGAAGTPADLPPRLSLRATARESLAGAGWRLRSVRVTLAAAAAAVVAHVAGFGHPAWAAMGATATLQGTTTQHAVVRALQRALGTVAGALIAWPLLDLHLGFWATAALVVGLQVVTEIVVGRHYGLAMLTITPMALLMTSLGGSSEGIALDRALDTAVGAVVGVLAVVLVHARRRPARRDAASAAA from the coding sequence ATGCCACCCTCCCCGCCCCTCGCTCCCCCGTCCACACCCACGACCACGGCGCCCCAGCAGGCACCGACGACCCGGCCGACGACGACCGCCCACCGCTCGCAGGTCCGCACCGCCGCGCGCGAGGTCCTCGACCCCGCGCACCTGCGCGCCGCCCTGCGGCTCACCTCGGTCGACGCGACGCTCGTCGCCGCCCTGCTGTGCGGGGCGAGCGTGGCGATCACGCTCGTGATCGCCGCGACGAGCGGCCATCAGGACCTCGCAGGCTTCGCCGCCCTCGGCGCCCTGACCTCGCTGTACGGGCGCTTCGACCCGTACCGGCGCCGCGCCGCGCTGCTCGCGTCGGTCGGCGCGATCATGGTCGGCTCGATCCTGCTCACGACGGCGGTCGCCGCGGCCGGCGCCCCGACCTGGGTCGCGCTCGCGGTCGTCGCGCTGCTCGCGGGCGGCATGACCGCGCTGTGCCAGCTGCTGCGCACGGGCCCGCCGGGCGCCACGATCGTCGTCTTCGCGGCCGGTGCGGGTCTGGCAGGAGCGCCCACGTTCGCCGACCTCGCACCCCGGGGGCTCGCCGGGCTCCTGGGCGTCGGCGTCGCCTGGGTCGTGTGCGTCGCGGGATTCGTGCTCCGGCCGAGCGGCCCGGCGCGGCTCGCCGTGCGTCGCGCGACCCTCGCCGCCGAGGCCGCAGCCCTCGCGCCCGACGACCGCAGCGCCGTCGGGCGGGCGCGCGACGCCGTGGCCCTCGCGCGGACCGTCCTCGCCGACGACGCGTCGCACCGCCGCACGCGCGCGACCGCGCTGCGCCTCGCCGACGAACTCTCGGGGGCCGCCGGGACGCCCGCCGACCTGCCACCTCGCCTGAGCCTGCGCGCGACCGCGCGCGAGTCCCTCGCGGGAGCGGGCTGGCGGCTGCGCTCGGTGCGCGTGACGCTCGCGGCCGCCGCCGCGGCGGTGGTCGCGCACGTCGCAGGGTTCGGGCACCCGGCCTGGGCCGCGATGGGTGCGACCGCGACGCTCCAGGGCACGACGACGCAGCACGCCGTGGTCCGTGCGCTCCAGCGGGCCCTCGGCACGGTCGCGGGCGCCCTGATCGCGTGGCCGCTGCTCGACCTGCACCTCGGCTTCTGGGCGACCGCAGCCCTCGTCGTGGGACTGCAGGTCGTCACCGAGATCGTCGTCGGGCGCCACTACGGCCTCGCGATGCTGACCATCACGCCCATGGCCCTGCTCATGACCTCGCTCGGCGGGTCGAGCGAGGGCATCGCGCTCGACCGGGCCCTCGACACGGCGGTGGGCGCGGTCGTCGGCGTCCTCGCGGTCGTGCTGGTCCACGCCCGGCGCCGCCCAGCGCGACGGGACGCCGCGTCGGCCGCGGCCTGA
- a CDS encoding PhoH family protein has protein sequence MLRFAEHDVVLPVVVITELEAKRHHAELGYFARSALRMLDDLRVKHGRLDAPLPVGAVGGTLRVELNHTDPAVLPAGFRLGDNDTRILSVAANLASEGCDVTVVSKDLPMRVKASAVGLRAEEYRAELAIDSGWTGMGEIDVSDEQMADLWEHESVELSGLDPAAVAAAEPLLVHSGLVIHSPRGSALGRVTADKHVQLVRGDQDVFGVHGRSAEQRIAIDLLLDEEIGIVSLGGRAGTGKSALALCAGLEAVLEKRQHRKIMVFRPLYAVGGQELGYLPGSEAEKMNPWAQAVFDTLGALVSKDVMDEVVDRDVLEVLPLTHIRGRSLHDAFVIVDEAQSLERNVLLTVLSRIGQSSRVVLTHDVAQRDNLRVGRHDGVAAVIEALKGHPLFAHVTLTRSERSPVAALVTEMLESIEV, from the coding sequence ATGCTCCGCTTCGCCGAGCACGACGTCGTCCTCCCCGTCGTCGTCATCACCGAGCTCGAGGCCAAGCGCCACCACGCCGAGCTCGGGTACTTCGCCCGCAGCGCGCTGCGCATGCTCGACGACCTGCGGGTCAAGCACGGTCGCCTCGACGCCCCGCTGCCCGTCGGCGCGGTCGGCGGGACGCTGCGCGTCGAGCTCAACCACACGGACCCGGCGGTGCTCCCCGCCGGGTTCCGCCTGGGCGACAACGACACACGCATCCTGTCGGTCGCGGCCAACCTCGCGAGCGAGGGCTGCGACGTGACCGTGGTGTCCAAGGACCTGCCCATGCGGGTCAAGGCCTCCGCGGTGGGGTTGCGCGCCGAGGAGTACCGGGCCGAGCTCGCGATCGACTCGGGCTGGACGGGCATGGGCGAGATCGATGTGAGCGACGAGCAGATGGCCGACCTGTGGGAGCACGAGTCGGTCGAGCTCTCGGGCCTCGACCCGGCCGCTGTCGCGGCCGCCGAGCCGCTCCTGGTCCACTCGGGGCTCGTGATCCACTCGCCACGGGGCTCGGCGCTCGGACGGGTCACGGCCGACAAGCACGTGCAGCTCGTCCGGGGGGACCAGGACGTGTTCGGCGTGCACGGCCGCTCGGCCGAGCAGCGCATCGCGATCGACCTGCTGCTCGACGAGGAGATCGGGATCGTGTCGCTCGGTGGCCGGGCCGGGACGGGCAAGTCGGCGCTCGCGCTGTGCGCGGGCCTCGAAGCGGTGCTGGAGAAGCGGCAGCACCGCAAGATCATGGTCTTCCGCCCCCTGTACGCCGTGGGCGGCCAGGAGCTCGGTTACCTGCCCGGCTCCGAGGCCGAGAAGATGAACCCGTGGGCGCAGGCGGTGTTCGACACCCTGGGCGCGCTCGTGTCCAAGGACGTCATGGACGAGGTCGTGGACCGCGACGTCCTGGAGGTCCTGCCCCTGACCCACATCCGCGGGCGCTCGCTCCACGACGCGTTCGTCATCGTCGACGAGGCCCAGTCCCTCGAGCGGAACGTCCTGCTCACGGTGCTCTCGCGCATCGGCCAGTCCTCCCGCGTGGTCCTCACGCACGACGTCGCCCAGCGCGACAACCTGCGCGTGGGGCGCCACGACGGTGTCGCGGCCGTGATCGAGGCGCTCAAGGGGCACCCGCTGTTCGCGCACGTGACCCTGACGCGGTCCGAGCGCTCGCCCGTCGCGGCGCTCGTGACCGAGATGCTGGAGAGCATCGAGGTCTGA
- a CDS encoding DHA2 family efflux MFS transporter permease subunit: protein MTTTPPSGSLPATGAASSTTATAPAGPPAGAPAGPPLVDLGGRSPWSILPALCLGFFMIMVDTTIVNIAVPTLVDTFDTTLTAVGWVNSAYLLTYAVLLLLAGRLGDRFGPKPVFVLGLVVFTLASLWCGLSGSVEMLIVARAVQGVGAALMTPQTMSMITRVFPPRQRGSAMGLWGAVAGVATIAGPLLGGVFVETWGWEWIFFVNIPVGVVALVLALRSLPSLPTNKRSFDMVGVALSIVGLFLFVFGLQEGETYHWGTVVGPLNIWTIIGLGVLVLAAFVLWQRHLGERALLPLTLFHSRNFSLANVSGMAVSFGMIGIFFPLTIFLQSILGLSPLEAALINLPGSLVSGVVAPFAGRLSDRIPGKWVVATGFALLTASVVWLSVAATPDASAWSIVAPMTLFGIGTGALFSPLANLATSGLDHRTAGAGAGAFNTFRQVGGVIGSAAIVATLTSRLSATLPAAARDASAGLPAELRQQFVDGFAAAGGSFTGGAQHMELPAGIPPEAAAQIRDAATTALHQGFSLAVGQTLLVTAGVLVIGLVAALSMRATHVAHAD, encoded by the coding sequence ATGACCACGACCCCTCCCTCAGGGAGCCTGCCCGCGACCGGTGCTGCGTCGTCCACCACGGCCACCGCGCCCGCCGGTCCGCCTGCCGGCGCACCCGCCGGCCCCCCGCTCGTCGACCTCGGCGGGCGCAGCCCGTGGAGCATCCTCCCGGCCCTGTGCCTGGGCTTCTTCATGATCATGGTCGACACCACGATCGTGAACATCGCCGTCCCGACGCTCGTCGACACGTTCGACACGACCCTGACCGCGGTGGGCTGGGTCAACAGCGCCTATCTGCTCACGTACGCGGTGCTGCTCCTGCTCGCCGGTCGCCTGGGTGACCGCTTCGGCCCCAAGCCCGTGTTCGTGCTCGGCCTGGTGGTCTTCACGCTCGCCTCGCTGTGGTGCGGGCTGTCCGGCTCGGTCGAGATGCTCATCGTGGCGCGCGCCGTCCAGGGCGTGGGTGCCGCGCTCATGACCCCGCAGACCATGTCGATGATCACGCGCGTCTTCCCGCCGCGTCAGCGCGGTTCCGCGATGGGGCTGTGGGGAGCCGTCGCAGGCGTCGCGACCATCGCGGGCCCGCTGCTCGGCGGCGTGTTCGTCGAGACCTGGGGCTGGGAGTGGATCTTCTTCGTCAACATCCCCGTGGGGGTCGTTGCCCTCGTCCTGGCGCTGCGGAGCCTGCCGTCGCTGCCGACCAACAAGCGCAGCTTCGACATGGTCGGGGTCGCGCTGTCGATCGTGGGCCTGTTCCTGTTCGTGTTCGGCCTGCAGGAGGGCGAGACGTACCACTGGGGCACGGTCGTGGGGCCGCTGAACATCTGGACGATCATCGGCCTCGGCGTCCTGGTCCTCGCGGCCTTCGTGCTGTGGCAGCGTCACCTCGGTGAGCGCGCGCTCCTGCCGCTCACGCTGTTCCACTCGCGCAACTTCTCGCTCGCGAACGTGTCGGGCATGGCGGTGTCGTTCGGCATGATCGGCATCTTCTTCCCGCTGACGATCTTCCTGCAGTCGATCCTGGGCCTCTCGCCCCTGGAGGCGGCGCTCATCAACCTGCCCGGCTCGCTCGTGTCCGGTGTCGTGGCGCCGTTCGCGGGTCGGCTCTCGGACCGGATCCCGGGCAAGTGGGTCGTCGCGACGGGGTTCGCGCTCCTCACGGCCTCGGTCGTGTGGCTGAGCGTCGCGGCCACGCCCGACGCGAGCGCCTGGTCGATCGTCGCGCCCATGACGCTGTTCGGGATCGGGACGGGCGCACTCTTCTCGCCGCTCGCGAACCTCGCGACGTCAGGGCTCGACCACCGCACGGCCGGCGCGGGCGCCGGAGCGTTCAACACGTTCCGCCAGGTGGGCGGCGTGATCGGCTCGGCCGCGATCGTGGCGACGCTCACGAGCCGGCTCTCGGCGACCCTGCCGGCCGCTGCGCGCGACGCCTCGGCGGGGCTCCCCGCCGAGCTCCGTCAGCAGTTCGTCGACGGCTTCGCCGCTGCCGGTGGCTCGTTCACCGGGGGAGCGCAGCACATGGAGCTCCCCGCGGGCATCCCGCCCGAGGCCGCCGCGCAGATCCGCGACGCCGCGACGACGGCCCTGCACCAGGGGTTCTCGCTCGCGGTCGGGCAGACGCTGCTCGTCACGGCGGGTGTCCTGGTGATCGGGCTCGTCGCGGCACTCTCGATGCGTGCCACGCACGTCGCGCACGCGGACTGA
- a CDS encoding PadR family transcriptional regulator produces the protein MARKELSAAALLLLGLLHERPMHPYQVHQTLKQRGDDRLASITPGSVYHSMDRLASDGLVEAVGTDREGNRPQRTTYRLTDAGREAFAARTALLLGEPRQEHPCFPLALSQAHAIDRSGAVTALRARRAATAEELAAWSRRYDVVRSHGLPRRLLLDVEYDLHRIESELAWLDGLLADLDSGALDWDESVPQSFRDFVAARSRSQATDHVP, from the coding sequence ATGGCACGCAAGGAGCTCTCCGCCGCTGCCCTGCTCCTCCTCGGGCTGCTCCACGAGCGCCCCATGCACCCGTACCAGGTCCACCAGACCCTCAAGCAGCGCGGCGACGACCGGCTCGCGAGCATCACGCCGGGCTCGGTCTACCACTCCATGGACCGGCTCGCGTCCGACGGCCTCGTCGAGGCCGTCGGCACCGACCGCGAGGGGAACCGCCCCCAGCGCACCACCTATCGGCTGACCGATGCGGGGCGCGAGGCGTTCGCGGCTCGCACGGCCCTGCTGCTCGGCGAACCCCGGCAGGAGCACCCCTGCTTCCCGCTCGCGCTGTCGCAGGCGCACGCGATCGACCGGTCGGGTGCGGTCACCGCGCTGCGGGCCCGGCGCGCGGCGACGGCCGAGGAGCTCGCTGCCTGGTCCCGCAGGTACGACGTCGTGCGGAGCCACGGTCTGCCCCGTCGCCTCCTGCTCGACGTCGAGTACGACCTCCACCGGATCGAGTCCGAGCTCGCGTGGCTCGACGGCCTGCTCGCCGACCTCGACTCCGGCGCCCTGGACTGGGACGAGTCCGTCCCGCAGTCCTTCCGCGACTTCGTCGCCGCCCGCTCGCGGTCGCAGGCCACGGACCACGTGCCCTGA
- a CDS encoding formylglycine-generating enzyme family protein, with amino-acid sequence MDTTTGTSPAASSAGGPARETPRAPGSADAALTPVVPLPGGSFRRGSTEFYPDEQPVHEATVAPFEIEQHPVTNAQFAAFVAATGYVTVAERPLDPADYPGVATEDLVPGALVFTPTAGPVNLSDWRQWWRWQPGARWSAPHGPGSSTEGREDHPVVQVSFEDAQAYAAWAGRSLPTEVEWEYAARGGLDGARFAWGDEYRPDGELLANHWQGSFPYRNTGAAGWVGTSPVGAFPANGFGLVDMIGNVWEWTTSFYTPNHAAEARSAAEVEAARSALTVEMPACCSPSAGQARGARHDAAAAHSPAGSVGRPGTPDVDPRAAASAEPGSTIPRKALKGGSHLCAPEYCLRYRPAARSPQAVDTATSHIGFRCVVRPPVPVTSTAPAMPGSARNLLG; translated from the coding sequence ATGGACACCACCACGGGCACGTCACCGGCAGCGTCCTCGGCAGGAGGACCAGCACGTGAGACGCCCCGCGCCCCCGGGAGCGCCGACGCGGCGCTCACGCCGGTGGTCCCGCTGCCCGGCGGGTCCTTCCGCCGGGGCTCGACCGAGTTCTACCCCGACGAGCAGCCTGTCCACGAGGCCACCGTGGCCCCCTTCGAGATCGAGCAGCACCCCGTGACCAACGCGCAGTTCGCCGCGTTCGTCGCCGCGACGGGCTACGTCACCGTGGCCGAGCGCCCGCTCGACCCGGCCGACTACCCCGGCGTGGCGACCGAGGACCTCGTGCCGGGCGCGCTCGTGTTCACCCCGACCGCGGGCCCGGTGAACCTCTCGGACTGGCGGCAGTGGTGGCGCTGGCAGCCGGGTGCCCGATGGAGCGCCCCGCACGGCCCCGGGAGCTCGACCGAGGGCCGCGAGGACCACCCCGTCGTGCAGGTGTCGTTCGAGGACGCTCAGGCGTACGCGGCGTGGGCCGGTCGGTCGCTGCCGACCGAGGTCGAGTGGGAGTACGCGGCCCGGGGAGGGCTCGACGGTGCGCGGTTCGCGTGGGGCGACGAGTACCGGCCCGACGGCGAGCTGCTCGCCAACCACTGGCAGGGGTCGTTCCCGTACCGCAACACGGGAGCGGCGGGATGGGTCGGGACGAGCCCCGTCGGGGCGTTCCCGGCGAACGGCTTCGGCCTGGTCGACATGATCGGCAACGTCTGGGAGTGGACCACGTCGTTCTACACCCCGAACCATGCGGCCGAGGCCCGGTCCGCGGCCGAGGTCGAGGCGGCCAGGTCCGCGCTCACGGTCGAGATGCCCGCGTGCTGCTCGCCGAGCGCCGGGCAGGCACGGGGTGCGCGCCACGACGCGGCGGCCGCGCACTCCCCCGCCGGCTCGGTCGGCAGGCCTGGCACACCCGACGTCGACCCGCGCGCCGCCGCGAGCGCCGAGCCCGGCTCGACGATCCCCCGCAAGGCCCTCAAGGGCGGCTCGCACCTGTGCGCCCCGGAGTACTGCCTGCGCTACCGGCCCGCGGCCCGCTCGCCCCAGGCGGTCGACACGGCGACGAGCCACATCGGGTTCCGCTGCGTGGTGCGCCCCCCGGTGCCCGTCACGTCGACCGCTCCGGCGATGCCCGGCTCCGCACGCAACCTGCTGGGCTGA
- a CDS encoding DUF1697 domain-containing protein, giving the protein MTSGFAVLLRGVNVGGGRKVPSADLREIAQDAGFAGARTLLASGNLVVAPGASGATGPDDVTRLVRSGLADRLGLDVDVLTLTGADLAAAIAANPFDDAAREDPSHLLLTFHPHAPAPDRIEAFDPARYGITHLAWSGPVSYTWFQGGVGTSKLTPAVLLRTLGVWGTARNWNTVTRLAALVDETG; this is encoded by the coding sequence GTGACGTCAGGGTTCGCGGTGCTGCTGCGCGGCGTCAACGTGGGCGGCGGCCGCAAGGTCCCGTCGGCGGACCTGCGCGAGATCGCGCAGGACGCCGGCTTCGCGGGGGCACGCACGCTCCTCGCGAGCGGGAACCTGGTCGTGGCGCCGGGCGCGTCCGGCGCCACGGGGCCCGACGACGTCACCCGCCTCGTGCGCAGCGGCCTCGCCGACCGCCTGGGCCTGGACGTCGACGTGCTCACGCTGACCGGCGCGGACCTGGCGGCCGCGATCGCCGCGAACCCGTTCGACGACGCCGCGCGCGAGGACCCGTCCCACCTGCTCCTGACGTTCCATCCGCACGCGCCCGCTCCCGACCGGATCGAGGCCTTCGACCCCGCCCGCTACGGCATCACGCACTTGGCATGGTCTGGCCCCGTGAGCTACACGTGGTTCCAGGGCGGGGTCGGCACGTCGAAGCTCACGCCCGCCGTCCTGCTCAGGACCCTCGGCGTGTGGGGCACGGCGAGGAACTGGAACACCGTGACCAGGCTGGCCGCGCTCGTGGACGAGACGGGCTGA
- a CDS encoding YqeB family protein — protein sequence MHEKIHESLTTDAGSHDLTETVVGASSGETRFLRLVLPVLGAAAGVGLRWLAAWMAGLPWVPWQGLARSVDALADVWGAWTLVGLGAAGAVVGACFAQHLVENMGRIAVTVTGAGFKNKDTLETVGRTEVTDVFVEGAVIVLLRGGSELHRWPADLPTRHVAAAFTGHGWPWREGGDPFRSAYRRWETGDETLPAGADALLRARAGLLEAGKEAHARDVREDLAAIGVVVRDEGAVQHWRLVADGVGAGAIGVGRRA from the coding sequence GTGCACGAGAAGATCCACGAATCCTTGACCACGGACGCCGGCTCCCACGACCTCACGGAGACGGTCGTCGGGGCCTCCTCCGGCGAGACCCGTTTCCTCCGGCTCGTCCTGCCGGTCCTCGGCGCTGCGGCTGGCGTCGGCCTGCGCTGGCTCGCCGCCTGGATGGCGGGCCTGCCGTGGGTCCCGTGGCAGGGACTGGCTCGCTCCGTCGACGCCCTGGCCGACGTGTGGGGCGCATGGACCCTCGTGGGCCTCGGTGCCGCGGGCGCGGTCGTCGGGGCGTGCTTCGCGCAGCACCTGGTGGAGAACATGGGCCGGATCGCGGTCACGGTCACGGGGGCGGGGTTCAAGAACAAGGACACGCTCGAGACGGTCGGCCGCACCGAGGTGACCGACGTGTTCGTCGAGGGTGCGGTGATCGTGCTGCTGCGTGGTGGCAGCGAGCTCCACCGGTGGCCTGCGGACCTGCCGACCCGGCACGTCGCGGCGGCGTTCACGGGCCACGGCTGGCCCTGGCGTGAGGGCGGGGACCCCTTCCGTTCCGCGTACCGCCGCTGGGAGACCGGCGACGAGACGCTGCCCGCCGGGGCGGACGCGCTGCTCCGTGCGCGGGCGGGGCTCCTCGAGGCCGGCAAGGAGGCGCACGCCCGGGACGTGCGGGAGGATCTCGCCGCGATCGGCGTCGTCGTGCGCGACGAGGGCGCCGTCCAGCACTGGCGCCTCGTGGCCGACGGTGTCGGGGCCGGGGCGATCGGCGTCGGGCGTCGCGCCTGA